The proteins below are encoded in one region of Lactuca sativa cultivar Salinas chromosome 3, Lsat_Salinas_v11, whole genome shotgun sequence:
- the LOC111883499 gene encoding BTB/POZ and MATH domain-containing protein 4: protein MSDNDKIAVAMADSSTSSRSVTQTVNGSHQFVIQGYSLAKGMGIGKHIASDNFTVGGFQWAVYFYPDGKNPEDNSTYVSLFIALTSEGSDVRALFELTLVDQSGKEKHKVHSHFDRSLESGPYTLKYRGSMWGYKRFYRRQLLETSDYLKDDCLKINCTVGVVVSATDCPRLHSIKVPDSDIGSNFGMLLENMEGCDVIFKVGDEKFHAHKLVLAARSPVFRSQFYQQERDHDDIIITDMEPKVFEAMLHFIYRDELTDELVASSSSSEQNVSDSVVAKLLAAADRYDLTRLRRICESRLCKGISVISVGRILALADNHHAMELKAVCLRFASENLAAVMRSDGFQYLKSNHPALQSEILKTVAGCEDGYNSGGSGGGDGGCKSRSVCAQLSDGGDTSGRRVRSRS, encoded by the exons ATGTCAGACAATGACAAGATCGCCGTCGCCATGGCGGATTCATCGACGAGCTCTCGGTCGGTGACGCAGACAGTGAACGGCTCTCACCAGTTCGTAATTCAGGGCTATTCGTTAGCGAAGGGTATGGGAATCGGAAAACACATCGCCAGTGATAATTTCACGGTGGGAGGTTTCCAATGGGCTGTATACTTCTACCCCGATGGAAAAAACCCCGAAGATAATTCCACTTATGTTTCGCTTTTCATTGCGCTTACCAGTGAAGGTTCCGATGTAAGGGCTTTGTTCGAGTTAACTCTTGTAGATCAGAGTGGGAAAGAGAAGCACAAGGTTCATAGCCATTTTGATCGCTCTTTGGAAAGTGGTCCTTATACATTAAAGTACAGAGGCAGCATGTG GGGATACAAGCGTTTCTACAGGCGACAATTGCTTGAAACATCAGATTATCTCAAGGACGATTGTTTGAAAATCAATTGCACTGTGGGAGTGGTGGTTTCTGCAACAGATTGCCCTAGGTTACATTCAATCAAGGTCCCAGACTCTGATATCGGATCAAATTTCGGTATGTTGCTTGAAAATATGGAAGGTTGTGATGTTATCTTCAAAGTGGGTGATGAAAAATTTCATGCTCATAAATTGGTGTTGGCTGCTAGATCCCCTGTGTTCCGGTCTCAATTCTATCAACAAGAGAGAGATCATGATGACATTATTATTACTGATATGGAGCCTAAGGTTTTTGAG GCGATGCTACACTTCATTTACAGAGATGAACTTACAGATGAATTGGTGGCTTCAAGTTCATCCAGTGAACAAAATGTATCCGATTCAGTAGTAGCCAAATTATTAGCTGCTGCTGATCGATACGATTTGACTAGACTCAGAAGGATATGTGAGTCGCGTCTCTGCAAGGGTATATCCGTAATTTCAGTTGGTAGAATTTTAGCATTGGCAGATAATCATCATGCTATGGAGCTTAAAGCTGTTTGCCTAAGATTTGCTTCTGAAAATCTTGCAG CTGTAATGAGATCAGATGGGTTTCAGTATCTGAAAAGCAACCACCCAGCATTACAATCAGAGATTCTGAAGACGGTGGCTGGTTGTGAAGATGGGTATAACAGTGGCggcagtggtggtggtgatggtggttgtAAATCCCGGAGTGTTTGTGCTCAGCTTTCAGATGGCGGAGATACTAGCGGCAGGAGGGTAAGGTCCAGGAGTTGA
- the LOC128132925 gene encoding uncharacterized protein LOC128132925, translated as MDSTKHMEFLKTFDSDDDVEFFETFFNVVQHIHNEESSNAAHTRAVVNRDRQAAYDLLVREYFADNFLYNNDSFERRFRLNKAIFLRISNALESRNDFFKQKPDARGRMSFSSIQKYAAALRYLGYGITFDASDEYLKVSERTAVECVD; from the coding sequence ATGGATTCCACAAAACATATGGaatttttaaaaacttttgaCTCGGATGACGACGTAGAATTCTTCGAAACATTCTTTAACGTTGTGCAACACATTCACAACGAAGAAAGTTCGAATGCTGCTCATACAAGGGCGGTTGTCAATCGTGATCGCCAAGCCGCATACGACTTATTGGTACGTGAGTACTTTGCCGATAATTTTCTTTATAACAACGACTCGTTCGAACGTCGTTTCCGTCTGAATAAGGCTATATTTTTACGTATTAGTAATGCTTTAGAATCTCGTAatgattttttcaaacaaaaacccgACGCTAGAGGAAGAATGAGTTTTAGTAGTATACAAAAATATGCGGCTGCTCTTAGGTATTTGGGATATGGTATAACATTTGATGCATCTGACGAATACTTGAAAGTATCCGAGAGGACCG